The proteins below come from a single Vibrio cyclitrophicus genomic window:
- a CDS encoding ABC-ATPase domain-containing protein has product MDQLTAKLKKLEKQNFRAYQQIKGQYDFADFELHIDHVQGDPYASSSRFRATRAWSLTGLDWLKEKSYEYQVAARDFIARSFSEFAKQEATVSIALTGQTVLDNTAVVFTDHGIEIRFRINLPADGRSILAKKAINIITFYLPKFIRRATLERELNIEAMIKHCEAVEDQDALRAQLEENNLAAFVANGSVLPRIAGNCDLPMKGAVPFLAPESLSVTLNTPNQGDVTGLGIPKGITLIVGGGFHGKSTLLNAVERSIYNHIPGDGREGIVTATDTMKIRAEDGRCVHNLNLSNYINHLPMQKDTSDFSTQDASGSTSQAAWLQESIEAGVQTLLIDEDTSATNFMIRDERMQALVSKGAEPITPLVDRIGQLREEMDISTIVVMGGSGDYLDVADTVIQMHDYQAVDVTEKAQEVIAQHPTQRTNECETALETFVPRSLNRAALMNILTDGKFRVNAKGKESLRFGKEFADLSALEQLESTSEVNAIGWAWFQFAQTPGWSNNPAKEFNAILSDEWYANMPKYGDLAKPRILDVMAALNRMRKSQFKPSN; this is encoded by the coding sequence ATGGATCAGTTGACTGCAAAGCTTAAAAAGCTCGAAAAACAAAACTTCCGCGCATATCAACAAATTAAAGGTCAATACGACTTTGCTGATTTCGAATTACACATCGACCACGTTCAAGGTGACCCGTATGCATCATCTTCACGTTTTCGCGCAACACGCGCCTGGTCGTTAACAGGGTTAGATTGGCTTAAAGAAAAATCTTATGAATACCAAGTAGCAGCTCGTGATTTTATTGCACGCAGCTTCTCTGAGTTTGCTAAGCAAGAAGCGACGGTCTCTATTGCACTGACAGGTCAAACCGTTTTAGACAATACTGCTGTTGTTTTCACTGATCACGGTATCGAAATTCGTTTTCGTATCAACCTACCTGCTGATGGTCGCAGTATTCTTGCAAAGAAAGCAATTAACATCATTACATTCTATTTGCCTAAGTTTATTCGTCGCGCAACGCTTGAACGCGAACTCAACATTGAAGCGATGATTAAACATTGTGAAGCTGTTGAAGACCAAGACGCATTACGTGCTCAATTAGAAGAAAACAACCTAGCGGCATTCGTTGCAAATGGCAGTGTATTACCTCGTATTGCAGGTAACTGTGACCTGCCAATGAAAGGTGCGGTTCCTTTCCTAGCACCAGAGTCTTTGAGTGTGACGCTAAACACACCAAACCAAGGTGATGTGACAGGCCTAGGTATTCCAAAAGGTATCACACTGATTGTTGGTGGTGGTTTCCATGGTAAATCTACACTATTGAACGCCGTAGAACGTTCTATCTACAACCATATTCCTGGTGATGGTCGTGAAGGCATTGTTACTGCTACGGATACAATGAAGATCCGAGCGGAAGATGGCCGATGCGTACATAACTTGAACTTATCTAACTACATCAACCATTTACCGATGCAAAAAGATACGTCTGATTTTAGTACTCAAGATGCTTCTGGCTCTACATCTCAAGCTGCTTGGTTACAAGAATCGATTGAAGCGGGTGTACAAACGCTCCTTATCGATGAAGATACGTCAGCGACTAATTTCATGATTCGTGACGAGCGTATGCAAGCGCTGGTATCAAAAGGGGCTGAGCCTATCACTCCACTTGTTGACCGTATTGGTCAACTTCGCGAAGAGATGGACATATCAACTATCGTAGTAATGGGTGGTTCTGGCGATTACTTAGATGTGGCAGATACTGTGATTCAAATGCACGACTACCAAGCCGTAGACGTCACTGAAAAAGCTCAAGAAGTGATCGCTCAACATCCTACTCAGCGAACTAACGAATGTGAGACTGCATTAGAAACGTTTGTTCCTCGCTCGTTAAACCGCGCTGCACTAATGAACATTCTTACTGACGGAAAATTCCGAGTTAACGCGAAAGGCAAAGAGTCACTGCGTTTTGGTAAGGAATTTGCAGACCTTTCAGCATTAGAGCAATTAGAGTCGACTTCAGAAGTGAACGCGATTGGTTGGGCTTGGTTCCAGTTTGCACAAACGCCGGGTTGGTCAAACAACCCTGCAAAAGAATTCAACGCAATTCTAAGTGATGAATGGTACGCAAACATGCCGAAATATGGTGACTTAGCAAAACCAAGAATACTCGATGTAATGGCGGCTCTAAACCGTATGCGTAAATCTCAGTTCAAACCTTCGAACTAG
- a CDS encoding sensor domain-containing phosphodiesterase, which yields MKKIKTLDLDIPDDMESSWQNIVDLLAQITQVPAALIMRVHTNYLEVFSTSSSENNPYKKGDTEILGNGLYCESVMESQQQLVVPNALADPKWKNNPDVELGLVSYCGIPLLWPNGELFGTICILDSKENHYTPTYIKLLESFRISIESQLKTLFQHAKLTQMNRDLKNRVYTRTKDLASLNYSLNQEIDKRKAAEQKINFQKNHDLGTGFLNRNAFESRLNNKLSAKTTLTGRSFAVVHIGFTNGRRIQARYGYNALDQVLVEYRQRIDSIADLEVLTARPTSIDLVLAFSVKDLDHRLEELCQTLVRVGHSEFDIENDKIHLHAFIGIAVTDSEDDAESVLQKSSEAMLACKDSGQKFAYYSQTHAEEQSHINKIESYLLQAVRNDDLMLYFQPKVCPLTHRWVGAEALLRWRHPVLGDISNETLIHMAEQNGLIFEVGSFVLRHAIEKAKEWSEHVQDFKMAVNVSAVQLKNVHFAEQVVHLLETYHLEPYLLELEVTESGLIADEVVAKNTLESLHDIGVTLSLDDFGTGYASFSYLKKFPFDVIKIDKSFIDQMLNSNEDSEIVRSIVQIAKKLDLKVTIEGVESEVQEKFIIDEGCDVAQGYLYGRPMPSQEFEHSLINQNYLGTTRYA from the coding sequence ATGAAGAAAATCAAAACTCTAGATTTAGACATCCCAGACGATATGGAGTCTAGTTGGCAAAATATTGTTGACCTTTTAGCTCAAATCACTCAAGTGCCCGCTGCACTCATCATGCGTGTTCACACCAATTACCTTGAAGTATTCTCTACTAGCAGCAGTGAAAACAACCCATATAAGAAAGGCGATACAGAAATATTGGGAAACGGGCTTTATTGTGAAAGCGTTATGGAGTCTCAACAACAGCTCGTTGTGCCCAACGCTTTGGCCGATCCAAAATGGAAAAACAACCCAGATGTCGAGCTCGGCTTAGTTTCTTACTGTGGTATTCCGCTGCTATGGCCTAATGGTGAGCTTTTCGGCACCATATGTATTTTAGATTCTAAAGAAAACCATTACACACCTACCTACATCAAGCTGTTAGAAAGCTTTCGAATCTCTATAGAATCTCAGCTAAAAACCCTGTTTCAACACGCTAAGCTGACTCAAATGAATCGAGACTTGAAAAATCGCGTTTATACTCGAACCAAGGATCTCGCAAGCCTCAACTATTCCTTAAATCAAGAAATTGATAAACGAAAAGCCGCTGAGCAAAAGATCAATTTCCAAAAGAATCATGATTTAGGAACCGGTTTTTTAAACCGCAATGCGTTTGAATCCCGCTTAAACAACAAACTTTCAGCCAAAACAACGCTAACTGGCCGTTCATTCGCTGTCGTCCATATTGGATTTACTAACGGAAGACGCATCCAAGCACGCTATGGTTACAACGCATTAGATCAAGTGCTCGTAGAATATCGACAACGAATCGACAGCATAGCCGATCTTGAGGTATTAACCGCGCGCCCTACTTCGATTGACCTCGTACTTGCGTTCAGTGTTAAAGATTTAGACCATCGCCTTGAAGAGCTTTGTCAAACTTTGGTTAGAGTGGGACATTCCGAGTTCGATATTGAAAACGATAAAATTCACTTACATGCATTTATTGGGATTGCGGTAACGGATAGTGAAGACGATGCGGAAAGTGTATTGCAAAAGTCATCAGAAGCGATGCTTGCTTGTAAAGATTCAGGACAAAAATTTGCTTACTACTCGCAAACCCATGCCGAAGAACAAAGTCACATCAATAAGATTGAGAGTTACCTACTACAGGCCGTTCGTAATGATGACCTCATGCTCTATTTTCAACCCAAAGTCTGTCCATTAACTCATCGCTGGGTTGGTGCAGAGGCTCTACTACGTTGGCGTCACCCAGTTTTGGGAGACATCTCCAACGAAACTTTGATACACATGGCTGAGCAAAACGGTTTGATTTTTGAAGTCGGTAGCTTTGTTCTACGTCATGCGATCGAAAAAGCCAAAGAATGGTCGGAACACGTTCAAGACTTCAAAATGGCTGTTAATGTGTCAGCAGTCCAACTCAAGAACGTCCACTTTGCAGAACAAGTCGTTCACCTATTAGAAACTTACCACCTTGAGCCCTATTTATTAGAACTGGAAGTCACTGAAAGTGGACTGATTGCAGATGAAGTTGTTGCCAAGAATACATTGGAATCACTACACGACATTGGCGTTACATTGTCACTAGATGATTTTGGTACCGGTTACGCATCATTCAGTTACCTTAAGAAATTTCCGTTTGATGTTATTAAGATTGATAAGAGTTTCATCGACCAAATGCTCAACTCAAATGAAGACTCAGAAATTGTCCGATCTATTGTTCAAATAGCCAAAAAGCTCGACTTAAAAGTGACGATTGAAGGAGTAGAATCTGAAGTTCAAGAGAAGTTTATTATTGATGAGGGTTGTGATGTGGCTCAAGGATATCTTTACGGTAGACCAATGCCGAGCCAAGAATTCGAACACAGCTTAATCAATCAAAACTATTTAGGGACAACTCGTTACGCTTAA